One region of Camelina sativa cultivar DH55 chromosome 6, Cs, whole genome shotgun sequence genomic DNA includes:
- the LOC104699451 gene encoding uncharacterized protein LOC104699451 encodes MGGLTTCRDSVRSIKAYRRGLEVKRDWMAQSTPPTTTYEPITFTEDDASGLAGPHNDPLVVEMTIGESIVTKILIDTGSSVNVIFKDVLIQMEVDLRTADHDVQPLTGFDGDTVMTVGTIMLPVYVGGTMHCINFAIIDKPIVYNVILGTPWLHKMKAVASTYHQCVKFPTSRGIFTLRGDPLIARTCFIIERQQRSARTFAISDPAEQPDGRVRPNTELIIQVNIDPSNATRCVGIGADLPQTIKDELVKFLSQNVETFAWSMSSMTGIDPNITCHELNVDPTFKPVKQKRRKLGLERTAAVNEEIKKLLTAGSIREVKYPDWLSNPVVVKKKNGKWRVCVDFTDLNKSCPKDSFPLPRIDQLVKATAGNELLSIMDTYSGYNQIMMHKNDQEKTVFITDQGTYCYKVMPFGLKNAGATYQRLVNRMFAEQLGRTMEVYIDDMLVKSTHAADHVSHLAKCFEVLNRYNMKLNPAKCSFGVTSGEFLGYLVTKRGIEANPNQISALTNLPSPRNTREVQRLTGRIAALNRFISRSTDKCLPFYQLLRSNKKFEWDDKCESAFQELKNYLATPPVLAKPDQGETLYLYIAVSSSAVSGVLIKEDRGDQHPIFYVSKSLDGAELRYPTLEKLAYAVVISARKLRPYFQSHTVEVLTNQPLRTILHSPSQSGRLAKWAVELSEYDIEYKNRTCAKSQVLADFLVELSPELESGAPRAEKWSLHVDGASSRHGSGIGIHLVSPTGEVLEQSFRLAFTASNNEAEYEALIAGMRLAGGIGVKKLQVFCDSQLVTHQFSGDYECRNDRMDAYLKVVQELSGSFESFELTKISRSDNAPADALAVLASTSDPDLRRIIPVESIDQPSINLPTNIDPIGQDHKKKKVMEDASINIPSSKKQRTGEGPPVLTLRISEPSAGAPSTSVRRTTEQESTELISNEQIAEESESAEQECTELISNEQIAEESESAEQGSTERISAERETRQASADHESVNQGQTSSEPKERXSRS; translated from the coding sequence aTGGGCGGCCTAACGACTTGCCGAGACTCAGTGCGTTCCATCAAAGCTTATCGGCGGGGACTAGAAGTGAAGCGGGACTGGATGGCTCAAAGTACACCGCCGACTACAACCTATGAGCCGATCACATTCACAGAAGACGATGCGTCAGGCCTAGCTGGGCCGCACAACGACCCCCTCGTAGTCGAGATGACAATTGGTGAAAGCATAGTCACCAAAATCTTGATTGATACTGGCAGCTCGGTAAACGTCATTTTCAAAGACGTACTAATTCAGATGGAGGTAGACCTGCGAACGGCCGATCATGACGTCCAACCCCTCACAGGCTTTGACGGCGACACGGTTATGACAGTTGGTACGATCATGCTACCAGTCTACGTAGGCGGAACGATGCACTGCATCAATTTTGCCATCATCGATAAACCAATCGTCTACAACGTCATCCTGGGGACTCCATGGTTGCATAAGATGAAAGCTGTGGCgtcgacgtaccatcagtgcgtaaAGTTTCCAACCTCAAGAGGAATATTCACGCTACGAGGAGACCCGTTGATCGCCAGAACTTGCTTCATCATCGAACGACAACAGCGCAGTGCCCGCACCTTCGCAATCTCAGACCCTGCCGAGCAGCCAGATGGTCGTGTCCGTCCCAACACCGAGCTAATCATCCAGGTAAACATCGACCCTTCCAACGCGACTCGTTGCGTAGGGATCGGTGCCGACCTGCCGCAGACTATCAAGGACGAGCTCGTGAAGTTTCTGTCCCAAAACGTCGAAACTTTTGCATGGAGCATGAGCAGTATGACCGGAATCGATCCCAACATAACATGTCACGAACTCAATGTGGATCCAACGTTTAAACCGGTCAAGCAAAAGCGAAGAAAACTCGGACTAGAGCGTACGGCCGCCGTTAACGAAGAGATCAAAAAACTACTCACGGCTGGGTCCATCAGAGAAGTCAAGTACCCCGACTGGTTAAGCAACCCTGTagttgtgaagaaaaagaacggcAAGTGGCGGGTGTGCGTCGATTTTACCGATCTTAACAAGTCATGCCCAAAGGACAGCTTTCCTCTACCAAGAATCGACCAACTGGTCAAAGCGACCGCGGGGAACGAGCTTCTATCGATCATGGACACATACTCCGGGTACAACCAGATAATGATGCATAAAAACGATCAAGAAAAGACGGTCTTTATTACCGATCAAGGCACTTACTGCTACAAGGTTATGCCGTTTGGCCTTAAGAATGCTGGTGCGACCTACCAACGCCTTGTCAACCGGATGTTTGCCGAGCAGCTCGGCCGAACAATGGAAGTGTACATCGATGATATGCTGGTGAAATCAACTCACGCTGCCGACCACGTTTCACATCTCGCTAAGTGCTTTGAAGTTCTCAACCGATATAACATGAAGCTGAATCCAGCTAAGTGCTCGTTCGGCGTAACTTCTGGAGAGTTCCTAGGATACCTCGTCACCAAGAGGGGTATCGAAGCTAACCCGAACCAGATTTCGGCGCTTACCAACCTACCATCTCCAAGAAATACTCGAGAAGTACAACGACTTACTGGGCGAATTGCCGCCCTCAATCGATTTATCTCACGATCTACCGACAAGTGTCTACCGTTTTACCAGCTGCTTCGCAGCAACAAAAAGTTTGAGTGGGATGATAAGTGTGAGTCTGCCTTCCAGGAGCTCAAAAACTATCTCGCTACTCCTCCAGTCCTAGCTAAACCTGATCAGGGGGAAACGCTTTACCTGTACATCGCTGTCTCCAGCTCGGCGGTCAGCGGTGTACTCATTAAAGAGGACAGGGGAGATCAGCATCCCATTTTCTATGTGAGCAAAAGTCTCGATGGAGCTGAGCTCCGATATCCAACCTTGGAGAAGCTCGCCTACGCCGTAGTTATCTCGGCTAGGAAGCTACGTCCATACTTCCAATCTCACACTGTTGAAGTCTTAACTAACCAGCCGTTGAGGACCATCCTACACAGTCCGAGTCAATCAGGTCGCCTGGCCAAATGGGCAGTGGAATTAAGCGAATATGATATCGAATACAAGAATCGCACTTGTGCGAAATCTCAAGTACTCGCAGATTTTTTGGTTGAGCTCTCCCCTGAACTAGAATCAGGGGCTCCGCGCGCAGAGAAATGGTCGTTACACGTCGATGGTGCTTCCTCCCGACACGGCTCTGGGATCGGAATACATCTCGTTTCGCCGACAGGAGAAGTACTCGAACAGTCATTCCGGCTCGCCTTCACTGCCTCAAACAACGAGGCCGAGTATGAAGCCCTGATCGCAGGAATGAGATTGGCAGGTGGAATCGGGGTTAAGAAGTTACAAGTTTTTTGCGACTCGCAACTAGTAACTCACCAGTTCAGCGGCGATTACGAATGCAGGAACGACCGAATGGACGCTTACCTTAAGGTTGTCCAGGAACTGTCCGGCTCATTTGAGTCGTTTGAATTGACGAAAATCTCTCGTAGCGACAATGCTCCAGCTGACGCCCTGGCCGTCCTCGCTTCAACATCCGACCCCGACCTCCGTCGAATCATTCCTGTCGAGAGTATTGATCAGCCGAGCATCAATCTCCCAACGAACATCGATCCCATTGGTCAagatcataaaaagaaaaaggttatgGAGGATGCGAGCATCAACATTCCATcctcaaagaaacaaagaacaggTGAGGGTCCTCCCGTGCTAACATTGCGTATCTCTGAACCATCGGCCGGTGCGCCATCAACTTCTGTTAGACGCACGACCGAGCAAGAATCCACCGAGCTGATATCCAACGAACAAATAGCTGAAGAATCAGAGTCCGCCGAACAAGAATGCACCGAGCTGATATCCAACGAACAAATAGCTGAAGAATCGGAATCCGCCGAACAAGGATCCACCGAACGAATATCTGCCGAACGAGAAACAAGACAAGCATCTGCCGATCACGAGTCCGTCAATCAAGGGCAGACCAGTTCTGAACCAAAAGAACGATNGTCAagatcataa
- the LOC109133385 gene encoding uncharacterized protein LOC109133385, producing MLHELSSRVHRATSSAPNLDRVLEEVQRSPFTAWISRVRIHYVNKFKFAPYNGLDDPKPFLTSMSVAIGRAHFSEEEYEAGCCHYHELTTAFLQHHSTFMIRGASNADLWNMFQQNNESLREFMERFKRIVSKLSIADDTTISALRNALTHGSRFREDIIIHEPLSLDDALHRANRYIELDEESASRANRPLPEPPTSKLVKGKEKAQDEHHEPRQHFDKEYADKQEKAKKAQAFAVSDQDPQASSSKPWNNKWVRDPSGKGGKKYCNYHKRAGHTTEECRTLQQILLDKFKGGHIDVEHERRLTTAHRDNQFFNPENENLSRQYSTAPAPQHSTRALPLPPPPAPTLKRNPEPADDPNAPAPRQRINMIMGGLTTCRDSVRSIKAYRRGLEVKRDWMAQSTPPTTTYEPITFTEDDASGLAGPHNDPLVVEMTIGESIVTKILIDTGSSVNVIFKDVLIQMEVDLRTADHDVQPLTGFDGDTVMTVGTIMLPVYVGGTMHCINFAIIDKPIVYNVILGTPWLHKMKAVASTYHQCVKFPTSRGIFTLRGDPLIARTCFIIERQQRSARTFAISDPAKQPDGRVRPNTELIIQVSKN from the exons ATGCTCCACGAGCTCTCCTCGAGAGTACATCGGGCGACGAGCTCCGCTCCCAATCTCGATCGAGTACTGGAGGAAGTCCAGCGCTCGCCATTTACAGCATGGATCTCCCGCGTTCGCATTCATTACGTGAACAAATTCAAGTTCGCCCCGTATAATGGATTGGATGATCCAAAACCGTTCTTAACTTCAATGAGTGTTGCGATTGGCCGAGCTCATTTCAGCGAGGAGGAGTACGAAGCTGGCTGCTGCCA CTATCACGAGCTAACAACCGCTTTCCTACAACACCATTCCACGTTCATGATTCGAGGTGCCTCGAATGCCGACCTCTGGAACATGTTTCAACAAAACAACGAGTCACTCCGGGAATTCATGGAGAGATTCAAAAGAATAGTCTCGAAACTCTCGATCGCTGACGACACAACAATCTCAGCTCTCCGTAATGCTCTTACTCACGGTTCCCGATTTCGGGAAGACATTATCATCCACGAACCCCTATCCCTGGACGACGCGTTACACCGCGCCAACAGGTACATCGAGCTGGACGAAGAAAGCGCATCGAGAGCGAACCGACCATTGCCAGAACCGCCAACCTCAAAGTTGGTCAAAGGAAAGGAAAAGGCACAGGATGAGCATCATGAGCCTCGTCAGCACTTCGACAAGGAATACGCTGATAAGCaggaaaaagcaaagaaagctcAAGCCTTCGCTGTTAGCGATCAGGACCCCCAAGCGTCATCATCGAAACCCTGGAATAACAAATGGGTCCGGGACCCATCGGGTAAGGGTGGAAAGAAGTACTGCAACTACCATAAACGAGCAGGGCATACCACTGAAGAATGCCGCACCCTCCAGCAAATACTGCTGGATAAATTCAAGGGAGGCCACATTGACGTCGAACACGAGCGACGACTAACAACGGCCCACAGggataatcaattttttaaccCTGAGAACGAGAACCTCAGTAGGCAGTACAGCACAGCTCCCGCGCCACAGCACAGCACAAGGGCCCTACCCCTGCCCCCGCCCCCAGCACCAACCCTTAAAAGGAACCCCGAGCCGGCCGACGACCCAAACGCTCCAGCTCCGCgtcaaagaattaatatgattaTGGGCGGCCTAACGACTTGCCGAGACTCAGTGCGTTCCATCAAAGCTTATCGGCGGGGACTAGAAGTGAAGCGGGACTGGATGGCTCAAAGTACACCGCCGACCACAACCTATGAGCCGATCACATTCACGGAAGACGATGCGTCAGGCCTAGCCGGGCCGCACAATGACCCCCTCGTGGTCGAGATGACAATTGGTGAAAGCATAGTCACCAAAATCTTGATTGATACTGGCAGCTCGGTAAACGTCATTTTCAAAGACGTACTAATTCAGATGGAGGTAGACCTGCGAACGGCCGATCATGACGTCCAACCCCTCACAGGCTTTGACGGCGACACGGTTATGACAGTTGGTACGATCATGCTACCAGTCTACGTAGGCGGAACGATGCACTGCATCAATTTTGCCATCATCGATAAACCAATCGTCTACAACGTCATCCTGGGGACTCCATGGTTGCATAAGATGAAAGCTGTGGCgtcgacgtaccatcagtgcgtaaAGTTTCCAACCTCAAGAGGAATATTCACGCTACGAGGAGACCCGTTGATCGCCAGAACTTGCTTCATCATCGAACGACAACAGCGTAGCGCCCGCACCTTCGCAATCTCAGACCCCGCCAAGCAGCCAGATGGTCGTGTCCGTCCCAACACCGAGCTAATCATCCAGGTNtcaaagaattaa